The following coding sequences are from one Haloarcula sp. DT43 window:
- a CDS encoding HTH domain-containing protein, protein MAQVPSEFEEEFEAKKETFFGIAELLYANPGRQYTQQELAERFDCSTTTISNHTQEMNEWLDRRDGQTTYGWNVDVYDPGHTETTMAVRRFYADLWKLLKKHSRTGPSALALFGFIMLLTGTVMFSIYVGFALELFAESALPAGIYLGIAIGCLVTGVIVTLCAPYMAWVSGILWPRLPGNSFEKEE, encoded by the coding sequence ATGGCGCAGGTGCCGTCAGAGTTTGAGGAAGAATTCGAAGCGAAGAAGGAGACCTTCTTCGGCATCGCTGAGTTGCTCTACGCCAACCCCGGCCGGCAATACACCCAGCAGGAACTCGCCGAGCGATTCGACTGTTCGACGACGACGATCAGCAACCACACCCAGGAGATGAACGAGTGGCTTGACCGTCGCGACGGCCAGACCACCTATGGCTGGAACGTCGATGTTTACGATCCCGGCCACACGGAGACAACGATGGCAGTGCGTCGATTCTACGCGGACCTCTGGAAGTTATTGAAGAAGCACTCACGGACCGGCCCAAGCGCGCTTGCGCTCTTTGGGTTCATCATGCTGCTCACCGGCACCGTCATGTTCTCGATCTATGTGGGATTCGCGCTCGAACTCTTCGCGGAATCGGCCCTCCCGGCCGGCATCTACCTGGGGATTGCCATTGGGTGTCTGGTCACCGGCGTCATTGTGACACTCTGTGCGCCGTATATGGCCTGGGTCAGTGGAATTCTCTGGCCTCGACTGCCGGGGAATTCGTTTGAGAAAGAAGAGTGA
- a CDS encoding Hsp70 family protein, with amino-acid sequence MTDTSLPIGIDLGTSNSVIATATSGDFTVLENKRGDRKTPSVVSYDWESNEVFVGRQAENRAVSNPEDTIQSIKRHMGEDETFPLGNETHRPESISALILQKLIQDAEAQLNQSLENAVITVPAYFSEKQRKATKKAGEIAGITVDRIISEPTAACLAYGLQSSSSKTVFVYDLGGGTFDCSVVNITDGVVEVQGVDGDADLGGDDYDGLVVSWLIDQIEQSHGSKPDVADPTVESRLFEAAKKAKHELTSLKSTTFSLPYVELEDGSTANFEETLTRDTFKQITAGPTQETLDITKDFLRDTGVSPADIDDVILVGGSTRMPAIRNAVEQLFGQKPRVGINPDTIVALGATAQACISQEIPVPSSTPTAITPKSESSSEESVLGNGSQPVLVDVLPQTVGVKLGDAQTKEFYFQPLIMKDESIPAETEVSTTPLEDYQTHSTFEIYQGNSGTLEENELVDQFTLGPYPPKEREEASHRISIHIDAEGIIHVEAVDEQHDIREGIEIDAEFELSDSEVQEMKDDLPALHD; translated from the coding sequence ATGACTGATACTTCACTTCCAATCGGTATCGACCTTGGAACATCGAACAGTGTCATCGCCACCGCAACCAGCGGCGATTTCACCGTCCTCGAAAACAAGCGGGGAGACCGCAAAACGCCCTCTGTCGTAAGCTACGACTGGGAGTCGAACGAGGTCTTCGTCGGGAGACAAGCAGAGAACCGAGCGGTGAGCAACCCCGAAGACACTATCCAGTCGATTAAGCGCCACATGGGGGAGGACGAGACGTTCCCTCTCGGGAACGAGACTCATCGCCCTGAAAGCATCAGTGCCCTCATTCTCCAAAAGCTCATTCAAGACGCAGAAGCCCAGTTGAACCAGTCTCTCGAAAATGCAGTCATCACGGTTCCTGCCTACTTCTCGGAGAAACAACGGAAGGCTACAAAGAAGGCCGGTGAAATTGCCGGAATCACAGTTGACCGAATAATTTCCGAACCGACCGCAGCGTGTCTGGCATACGGTCTCCAATCCAGCTCTTCAAAGACCGTATTCGTCTACGACCTCGGCGGCGGAACGTTCGATTGCTCTGTTGTAAATATCACCGACGGTGTCGTCGAGGTTCAGGGCGTCGACGGTGACGCCGACCTCGGCGGAGACGATTACGACGGGTTGGTCGTTTCGTGGCTCATCGACCAGATTGAACAAAGTCACGGAAGCAAGCCAGACGTAGCCGACCCGACTGTAGAATCTCGCCTATTTGAAGCCGCAAAGAAAGCGAAACACGAGTTGACCTCCCTGAAATCGACTACATTTTCGCTCCCGTACGTCGAATTAGAAGATGGGAGTACAGCAAACTTCGAAGAAACGCTCACCAGGGATACGTTCAAACAGATAACTGCAGGTCCAACGCAAGAGACGCTGGACATCACGAAAGACTTTCTCAGAGATACCGGCGTCTCGCCAGCGGATATCGACGATGTGATTCTGGTTGGTGGGTCGACTCGAATGCCTGCCATACGGAATGCAGTAGAGCAACTATTCGGTCAAAAACCCAGAGTTGGAATCAACCCTGACACTATCGTCGCACTCGGGGCTACAGCACAGGCCTGTATCAGCCAGGAAATACCAGTTCCATCGTCTACTCCGACTGCTATCACCCCCAAATCAGAATCCTCGTCAGAAGAATCTGTGCTTGGAAACGGGTCACAGCCCGTGTTAGTAGATGTTCTCCCGCAGACCGTCGGAGTGAAGCTCGGTGACGCTCAAACGAAGGAGTTCTATTTCCAGCCCCTCATCATGAAAGACGAGTCTATTCCAGCCGAGACAGAAGTGTCTACGACCCCGCTCGAAGACTACCAGACTCACTCTACATTCGAGATATATCAAGGGAACTCCGGGACGCTTGAAGAGAATGAATTGGTTGACCAGTTCACTCTCGGCCCATATCCTCCGAAGGAACGCGAAGAAGCCAGTCACCGGATTAGCATTCACATCGACGCTGAGGGCATTATCCACGTCGAGGCTGTGGACGAACAACACGACATCCGAGAAGGTATTGAGATCGATGCTGAATTTGAACTCAGCGATAGTGAAGTGCAGGAGATGAAGGACGATCTGCCAGCTCTCCACGATTGA